One Thalassophryne amazonica unplaced genomic scaffold, fThaAma1.1, whole genome shotgun sequence genomic region harbors:
- the tnfaip1 gene encoding BTB/POZ domain-containing adapter for CUL3-mediated RhoA degradation protein 2 — MSRNSCLHRHHTQSICASPSLACPKTCSSSGPFGLGNKYVRLNVGGSLFYTMLQVLTRQNSMLKAMFTGKKEVFTDKEGWILIDRSGKHFGSVLCYLREGTVALPKGRQAVLELLAEAKYYLIQGLVDLCQNHLQVSQEHALCVIPVVTSIKEEERLIQSCTKPVVKLVYNRSNNKYSYTSNSDDHLLKNIELFDRLSLSFNGRVLFIRDVIGDEICCWSFYGLGHKFAEVCCTSIVYATEKKQTKVEFPEARIYEETLNVLLYETTQLPNDSLLEAACHGDAGCGFHSEEDEGSGGAEPREYIRQIHVKRYSTYEERPLGH; from the exons ATGTCCAGGAACAGCTGCCTACACCGGCACCATACTCAGTCCATCTGTGCCTCTCCAAGCCTGGCCTGTCCCAAGACCTGCAGTTCCAGTGGACCATTTGGTTTGGGGAACAAGTATGTGCGACTCAATGTGGGCGGGAGTTTGTTTTACACCATGCTACAGGTGCTAACCAGGCAGAACTCCATGCTGAAAGCCATGTTCACTGGAAAGAAAGAAGTCTTCACTGACAAAGAAG GTTGGATCCTGATTGACCGTAGTGGGAAACACTTTGGCAGCGTCCTATGCTACCTGCGGGAGGGAACAGTCGCCTTGCCCAAAGGCCGCCAGGCAGTCCTGGAGTTACTGGCTGAGGCAAAGTATTACCTGATCCAGGGTCTGGTGGATCTCTGCCAAAACCATCTGCAG GTGAGTCAGGAACACGCCCTGTGTGTGATCCCTGTGGTCACCTCCATTAAGGAAGAGGAGAGGCTCATCCAGTCCTGCACGAAG CCTGTGGTGAAACTGGTATACAACAGAAGCAATAACAAGTACTCCTACACCAG TAACTCTGATGACCACCTGCTGAAGAACATCGAGCTGTTTGACCGTCTGTCTCTGAGCTTCAACGGGCGTGTCCTCTTCATCAGAGACGTGATCGGTGATGAGATCTGTTGCTGGTCGTTTTACGGTCTGGGCCACAAGTTCGCCGAGGTCTGCTGCACCTCCATCGTCTATGCCACCGAGAAGAAGCAGACAAAG GTGGAGTTTCCTGAAGCTCGTATCTACGAGGAGACCCTGAACGTGCTGCTGTATGAGACCACGCAGCTGCCCAATGACTCACTACTGGAGGCCGCGTGTCACGGTGACGCCGGCTGTGGTTTCCACAGCGAGGAGGACGAGGGGTCCGGAGGAGCCGAGCCTCGTGAGTACATCCGTCAGATCCATGTCAAGAGGTACAGCACGTACGAGGAGCGGCCGCTGGGACACTGA